The Archangium primigenium genomic interval GACGCCGCGCTGGCGCTCGGGATGATGCACGTCATCTTCCGCGACGGGCTGGGCGATGAGGACTACATGGCCCGCTACTGCGTGGGTCGGAACGAGCTGGCGGCGCGCGCCGCCGAGTACCCGCCCGAGCGGGTGGCGGCCATCTGCGGGATTCCAGCGGCATCGGTCGAGGCCCTCGCGGTTGAATACGCGACGAGCAAGCCCGCGGCCATCCGCCTGAATTTCGGGATGCAGCGCCACACGGGCGGAGGGATGGCGGCGCGCGCCATCACGTGCTTGCCCGCGGTGACCGGCGCCTGGCGCTCCGCCTCGGGGGGGGTCCAGCTATGGACCTTCGAAACCTTTCCGCTCAATCACGCCGCGTTGCAGCGTTTCGATCTGATCCCGCCCGGCACCCGCACGCTCAACATGGTCGAACTCGGGCGGATCCTCACGGAGGTCTCCGACCCACCCGTCAAGGCCCTGTTTGTCTATAATTCGAATCCCGCCAGCGTGGCTCCCGACCTGGAGCGCGTCAAGGCTGGGCTCCAGCGCGAGGATCTCTTCACGGTCGTTCACGAGCAGTTCCACACGGACACGGCCCACTTCGCGGATCTCCTCCTCCCGGCGACCACTCAGCTCGAGCACGTGGACATGCACGCCGGGTACGGTCACCTGTATGTCATGTGGAACGCGGCGGCGATCGCGCCACTCGGCGAGGCCGTCCCGAATACGGAACTCTTCAGAAAGCTCGCGGCGCACATGGGCTTCAGCGAGCCGTGCTTCCAGGACAGTGACGAATCCATGGCCCGGCAGGCGCTGCACGGTGAGCACCCATGGCTTTCGGGCATCTCACTCGAGCGCGTTCAAGCCGAGGGCTCGGTGCGCCTGAATGTGCCGACGCCGTTCGCCCCGTACGCCGAAGGAGGCTTCTCGACGCCCTCCGGCAAGTGCGAGTTCTTCTCCGCGAGGATGGCCCGCGACGGCCATGACCCGCTGCCGACATGGACTCCCCCACGGGAGAGCAGCGCTTCGAGCCCCGAGCTCTTCGCACGCTATCCGCTGGCGCTCATCTCACCGCCCGGTCATTACTTCTTGAACAGCACGTTCAGCAATGTGCTGACGCGCTTCGAGAAGGGCCCGCGGCTGGAGATCCATCCCACCGACGCGGCGGCGCGCGCGATCCTCAACGGCCAGAGGGTCCGTATCCGGAATGATCGCGGCGCGTTCCTGGCCGAGGCCTCCGTGACGGAGAGGGCGCGGCCGGGGGTGGTTGTCGCTCCGTCGCTCTGGTCAAGCGCGCTCACCCCTGATGGGCGGAACGTGAATCACACGACTTCGCAGGCGGTGACCGACATGGGCGGCGGGGCGACGTTCTACGACAACCTCGTGGAGGTCGAGGCCGTGGGCTGAGCGGGAACGCCGTGGGGCGGCCCTCGCGCTGGCTCAGATCTGGGCGACGCCGCCATCGACGAACAGCTCGACGCCGTTGACGTAGCTGCTGTCGTCCGAGGCGAGGAACACGGCGACCTTGGCCATCTCGTCGGGGTCCGCCATCCGGCCCATGGGGATCATGTTGGCGAACTGCTCGTAGACCTCCTTCGCGTGCGCCTCGCCCCCGGCGAGCGTGTGCAGGGTATGCATTCCCGGCGTCCGGGTGGCGCCCGGGCTGAGGACGTTGACGCGGATGGGGCGGCCCTTCAGGTCGAGGATCCAGTTGCGGGCGAAGCTGCGCACGGCCGCCTTGGTCGCGCTGTAGACGCTGAACGCCGGCGTGGCCATGACGCTCGTCGTCGAGCCGTTGATGATGATGGAGGCCCCCTCCCGCAGCAGCGGCAGTGCCTTCTGGACCGTGAACAGCACGCCCTTGACGTTGGTGTTGAAGGTGTCGTCGAAGTGCTTCTCCGTGATGGTGCCCAGGGCGGCGAACTCCCCCGTGCCCGCGTTGGCGAAGACGATGTCCAGGGCGTCCGCCTTCTGCTTCACCACCTCGTAGAGCCGGTCGATGTCGGCCAGCTTGGACATGTCGCCCTGGACGCCCGTGGCCTGGGGACCGATCGCCTTCACCGCGGCGTCCAGCTCCGCCTGACGGCGGCCCGTGATGAAGACCCGCGCCCCCTCGGCGGCGAAACGCTTCGCCGTGGCGAGCCCGATTCCCCCATTGCCACCCGTCACCACGGCCACCTTGCCCTGCAGTTTGTTGCTCATCGTCGTGTCTCCCGGTCCTGGGCGAGGGCAGTCCGTCGCCTGTGGGAGGTACTTAACGGGGAACGATTGGCCCCACGGGTGGCGTTTATGGGAACCTGCGTTCCTGAATTGGAACGCCGAGGGCCGGATGCGGGACTTGAACGACATGTACTTCTTCACCGAGGTGGTCTCGAACGGAGGCTTCGCGCCGGCGGGCCGGGTGCTGCGGCAGCCCAAGTCGAAGCTCAGCCGCCGGGTGGCGCGGCTCGAGCAGAGCCTCGGGGTGCGGCTGATCGAACGCTCCTCGCGCAGCTTTCGCGTCACCGACGTGGGCCAGGCCTTCTACGACCACTGCCAGAACGTGCTGGCGGAGGTGAACCGGGCCGAGGCCGTGGTGGCCGCCACCCAGGGCGAGCCGCATGGGACCGTCCGGTTCAACTGCCCCCTGGGCCTCGTCGATTCGCTGGGGTGCCTGCTCGTCAGCTTCATGAATCGCTACCCCCGGGTGAACCTGCAGGTGGTGGCCACCAATCGGCGGGTCGATCTCATCGCCGAGCGCATCGACCTCGCGCTGCGCGTGAGCCCCCTGATGGATACCGACGCGGCCTTCACCGTGCGCAAGCTCCTGGAGAGCAACTGCATCCTCGTCGCATCGCCGACGTGGGCCCAGCGCCTCGCGGGGCGAGGCGTGGAGGAGCTGGCGTCGGTGCCCACCTTGAGCCTTTCCGAACACGAAGGGCAGGACACCTGGGCGTTCCTGGGGCCCGAGCAGCGGACGTTCACCCTGCAGCACAAGCCCCGCCTGTCCTGTGGAGATGGCCCGACCCTCCGCTCGGCGGCGATCGACGGGCTCGGGGTCGCCCTGTTGCCCGAACCCCTCTGCGGCGCCGCCGTGCGCTCGGGCCAGCTCGTCCGGGTGTTCCCCGACTGGCACACCCAGCAGGGCCTGGTCCACCTCGTCTACACCAGCCGCCGGGGCCTTCCCCCCCCGGTGTCCGCGTTGATCGCGCACCTGACGGAGCATGTCCGGGGGTTGACGTGCGCGAGGACGGAGCCCTGAGCTCGGGGCTGGGCCGCCCGCTGGGAGGCCACCCGTATCCCGTCAGGGCCAGGTCTTCTCGCCGGTGGGCTCAGGACGCCGGGTCATCCAGTTCGGGGTAGCGGCGGAAGATGCCCTGCTCGTTGAACGGCTGGGCGCGGGGGGAGTTCTTGTACGCGGCGATGCGGGGGCGCTCCGCGACCCGCTGACGCAAGGCCATGACGCCCGGGAACCGGGGCGCGACGCGGCGCATGGCGTTGGGAAAGGCATACGTCAGGCCTTGCACGAGCTGGAACAGCGCCAGCTCCGGGTAGCTGAAGTCCTGGCCGAGCAGGTACTTGCCCCCTCCCTGGGGATTCTCCTGGAGGACGCGCTCGAAGTAGCCCAGGTACTTCGGAAGGCGGTGGGCGCGGAAGTCCTCGGCGCGAGCCCTCGCGACCTCCTTCTGCTCTTCGTAGTACTTCATCACGGCGACAGGATGGTGGGTGTCGTGTGCCTCCGCGACCGCGTCCGCGATCGTGAGCTGCAATTGGCGCGCATGCAGACACGAGGTCTCGTCGGAGGGGACGAGACCGAAACGTTCGCCCAGATAGGAGCAGATGTTGGCGGTCTGGGAGAGCACGAGGTCACCCACCTTCAACAGAGGCGGCGCGTAGGCGGGCACGGGGCCCCGGCCCACCCGGTCCATGACGGCCTTGCCCCCCTCCTGGGAGGACATGCCCACATCCACCCAATCCGCGCCGGCCTCTTCGAGCACCAGTCGCACGAACTCGCCCCGGCCGGGGATGCCGGGCCAATAGTACAACTCGAACTTCACGTCGCTCATCTGGACTCTCCTCGCGTGGGCGTGCTGGCCGCCACGCCTGGTGGGCTCACCCGGCACTCCATCAACCGCGGGAGCGCCGTGAAAGCGAATCAGCCCCGACTCCCACCGAGATCTGCCGCGTAGAACGGCGCCAGCCGGGCGATGGCCTGATCCACGTACTCGGCCTTGCTGTACAGGTCGTAATGGCCCGCGCCCTCGACGACGAAGAACTCCTTCTGGGTGCGCGCGAGGTCGAAAAGCGTCTGGCCGTCTTCGTAGGAGCCCGTGATGCCGATGCGACCGCCGACGATGACCTGGAGCGGCTGCGTCAGCAGCTCGGGCACGAGGTGGAAGGCGTCGAATCCCAACAAGGCCCCGAAGCTGCGGAAGTAGACGCGGTTGGTGGAGTTCGTGTGGCGCCAGGGCGGCGTCCGGTAGAACCTGATGGCGTCGAGCACGTCGGGATCGGTGACTCCGGCGGCTTGTGCTTCTTCCAGGGTATCGGGAATCCAGGGGTCGCGGCGCTGCGCTCCGCCCCGCGCCTCGAGCGTCCGCTGCTGTCCGACCGCATCGAGGATTTTCAGGACGTCCGCCATCGGCTGCATGCGCCGGAACGCCCGACCGATATTGCTGGCCACCACCGTGCCCACCGCCTTGAACCGATGTTCGGTCAAAGCGGCGTTCACCGCATAGCCGCCCCCCGCGCAGATACCGAGCAGGCCGACACGGTTCTCGCCGACGTAGGGCAGCGTCATGAGGAAATCGACGGCGCAGCGAATGTCCTCCACGCGCGCTGACGGATCTTCCAGATCGCGGGGGTGGCCATCGCTTTCACCCTGGTAGGAAGGATCGAAGGTGAGCGTCACGAACCCACGGGCCGTCAGCCTGTCCGCGTAGATCGCGCCGATCTGCTCCTTCACGCTGCTCCCAGGCGTGGCGAGGACGATGGCCGCATGGGTACCGGCCTCGTCGAAGCCCTCGGGGAGGCGAAGGACACCCGCGAGGGTGAGGTTTCCGTTCCTGAACGAAATGCTTTTCAGCACGTGCGCCATCCCGTTGCTTCTCCTGGTGCGACAGGCTCCCGCCTGTCGTTCGGTGATGAATGCGGCGGCGTGGAGGCTTCCGACTGGGCAGGAGGCCGAAGCACGCCACGGAACCGTGGGTCATTCGGCGTCTTCGCATAGCGCGCGGGCGTCGTCCCCACGAGTCGCCGGAAGTGACGTGTCAGCTGCGCCTGGTCGTAGAAGCCCACCAAGGGGGCGAGTTCGGAGGGCCTCACCCCGCGGTGGAGCAGTTCCTTCGCACGGGCGACGCGCAGATGCGTGAGGTACGCGTGCGGAGGCATCCCGACCTGTGCGCGGAAGGCACGGCACAGATGGAACTTGTCGAGCTTCGCGTGCGTCGCGAGTTCCTCCAGGGAGATCGATTCCTCGAGGTGCTCGTGGATGAACGCCAGCGCGCGTCGCACGGGACGCGAGGGGTCCGACCGTGTGTCGCGGGTCGCCCCCAGCGCCTGGAGGGCCTCCGCGAGCGCCACCTCCAGCGTGAAGCGGTCCTCGCCGGAACAGGCCGCGTCGAGCAGCCGATGGAAGGGCGCGGCGCGAGGGTCACCGGGCTCGAACTGGGGCGTCACCACGGCGTCTGTCTCGCGAACGACCCGGGCCACGTCGTCCGTCGGCAAGAGGACGACGCTGAAGACCGTGGGTCCGCGATGCCGCAGGTGGCGCACCACGTCGCCGGGCCGCTTCAGGAGGATGCATCCGGACACCGAGCGCCGGATACACCCGCCGCCCCACCACTCGGTGTCGCCCTCGTCGATGCGCCCGATACCCCAGTGTTCCTTGATGCCGGTATGCAGCGATGTCGTCATGCCGCGCATCACGCGCAGGCCGGGAAGCGCGGCGGGAAGCTCGGTGAAGCTCTCCATCGGCGCAGTGTAGCGCGACCCCCGCCCGGGGCTTGGCGTTTCTTGGCGCGGCGTTCGTGCCAAGAAACGCCAAGTCCGGGGCGCCGCGCATCCGTAGAGAAGGGCCATGAGCGAAAAACAGCGGATCGCCTTGGGTTGCATGGGGATGTCTGGGGTGTACGGCAAGACGGACGACACGAAGAGCATCGCCGTCATCCACGCCGCCATCGCGCACGGCATCACCCTCCTGGACACCGGTGACTTCTATGCCTCCGGACACAACGAGCTGCTCATTGGCAAGGCCATCGCTGGCCGCCGGGACAAGGTCCAGCTCTCCGTGAAGTTCGGCATGATGCGGGGGCCCGACGGTGCCCCCGTGGGGGTCGACACACGGCCCGCCGCGGTGAAGAACTTCCTGACCTACTCGCTGATGCGGCTTGGGACCGATCACGTCGACGTCTACCGCCCGGCGCGTCTGGATCCCACGGTGCCCATCGAGGACACCGTTGGCGCCATCGCGGATCTGGTGAAGGCCGGCTACGTCCGGAAGATCGGTCTGTCCGAGGTCGGCCCGGAGACCCTCCGCCGCGCGGCGAAGGTGCATCCGATCGCCGACCTGCAGATCGAGTACTCCCTCGTCAGCCGCGATCCCGAGGACGCCATCTTCCCGATCCTCCATGAGCTGGGCATGGGCGCCACCCTCTACGGTGTCCTGTCTCGGGGCTTGCTCCCGGCGAGCCCGCTCCAGCCGGGAGACGCGCGGGCCCACATGCCGCGCTTCAGTGGGGACAACGCCGCGGCGAACGCCAGGCTGGTCGCGGCGCTGCGGGACCTCGCGGAGAAGTGGGGCCTGTCGCCCGGGCAACTGGCGATCGGGTACGTGCTCGGCAAGGCGCCGCGCTTCACGCCGACACTGGGCATGCGCACCCTGGAGCAGCTCGACGAGGCACTCGCCGCGAAGCCGTTGACCGCGGACCAGATCACGCAGGTCGAGAAGCTTGTCCCACGCGGTGCCATCGCGGGCACACGCTACCCGGCCGCGCACATGGCCCACCTCGACAGTGAGCGTCGCTAGGGCGGTACGCGGCTTCACAGGGCCGGAGTGAGCGACATCACACCTCGGGGAAGGGGGCCTTGTATGCTCTCGACCTCCCCCCGGCCCGTGGGCAGTGCCCACTCCTGAAAAGACCTCTCATGTCCTACGCGGCGCTCCTCGTCCATGTCCCCATGTTCTCCTCGCTCGGCCCCGAGGACCTGGAGCAGCTCTCCGCGGTCCTGCAGCCCTGGCGCTACAGCAAGGGGGAGGTCATCTTCCATCAGGGCGACGTGGCGACGGCACTCTACATCGTGCGCAAGGGCGAGGTGTCCATCCGGCTGAGCACCTCGGAGGGCAAGGAGCGGCTGCTGACGCTGCTCAAGCGGGGGGACTCCTTCGGTGAGATGGCGCTGCTGGACGGCGAGCCGCGCTCGACGGACGCGGTGGCCCGGGAGGAGACGTCGGTGCTGCGGCTGCAGCGCGAGGACTTCCAGCGCTTCGTGGAAACGCGCCCCTGGGTGGCCATGCGCATGCTGGCCGAGATGAGCCGGGTCATCCGCCGGATCACCCGGCGCGTGTATGACGCGAGCTTCCTGGATGCGCGCTCGCGCCTGGCGCGGGTGCTGCTGGACATGGTCGAGGAGCAGGGCGGGGCGGCCGCTCAGGAAGCGGTGCTGGCCTCCCAGTTGACCCAATCAGACCTCGCGCACCTGTGCGGACTGACGCGCGAGAGCACCAACAAGTGCCTGCGTGCCATGGCGCGTGACGGCATCCTGTCCTACGAGGACGGCCGCATCACGGTGCTGAAGGTCACGGAGTTGCGCGCCAACGCGGACTGACGGCCGACTCACGTTCCAGACGATTCCCGCCACTCCAACCGGTGCAGGCTCAGGGCTTCCTGCTTGCCCTTCACCCAGGTGGCGGGCAAGGGGTGGGCGGGCCAGGCGCGATCCTTCCACCGCTCGAAAGTGGTGGCGTTCATGCAGATCTCCCCGTCCCCCGCGGCGGAGCACACCCGGCTGGCGACGTTGGTCGCATCCCCGATGGTGGCGTACTGCAGGTATTTCTCGGAGCCGATGTTGCCGGCCGCCACGCGCCCCGTGTTCAGGCCCACGTGGATGTTCAACTCGGGCCGACCCTGGGCCCGCCAACGGGTGTTGAGTTGGGCCAGGGCTTGCTGCATCTCCACCGCGGCGCGCACGGCCCGGTCCACGTCATCCCCATGGGAGAAGGGCGCGCCCCATACCGCCATCAGCGCGTCGCCGATGTACTTCTCCAGCGTGCCCTCGTACTTGAAGACGATCTCCGCCATCACCGGGAAGTAGTCATTGAGCAACTCCACCACCTGCCGGGGCTCCAGCGTGGAGGAGAGCGCGGTGAAGCCACTGATGTCGGAGAAGAGCACGGTCACCTCCGTCTCCTGGGTCTCCAGCGAGCCGCCCCGGGCCATCCGCAGCTTCTTGAGCGTGGTGGGCGGGAAGAAGCGCATCAGCACGGCCTCTTCCTCGAGCCGCCGCACCAGCAGCGCGTTGTCGATGGCGATGGCCGCCTGATTGGCGAAGGCGGTGAGGAACTCCAGATCCTCGTCGGTGAAGCCGTTGGGGCGGGTGAGGTTGTCCACGTACAGCACGCCCAGCACCTCGTCGCGAGGCTTGAGCGGGGCACACATGGAGGACTGGATGGACTGCCGCATCACCGACGAGGCCGCGTCCAGGCGGAGATCCCGCCGGGCATCGGCGAAGAGCGCCGCCACGCTCTGCGTCCGCGTGTAGTCGACGATGCGCTGGCTGTAGAAGGCGCCCGAGGGTTTTTCTCCCGTGGACAGGCGCGACACGCGCGGCGTGAGCCTCCCCGTGGCGGGGTCCGCCATCAGGAGGGCGGCGCGGCTCACGTCCATGATCTGGAAGAGCAGCTCCAGGATGCGCTCCAGCAAGGCATCGAGGGAGCCTGGCGAGGAGAGCAACTGGCTCACCTTGAGCAGCACCTGGAGCTTGCTCTGGGCCCGCTCTGCTTGCTCCGTGGGCCGCACCCGGATGGCGGACTGGTCCAGACGCTCCGCGCGCCGATCCAGCAGGTCGTCCATCGGGCCTGGGAGCAGCTGGGTGCGAAGGGACCGCAGCTGGGTCGATGACAGGTCCAGGGGCAGTTCGTGCGCGGTGGGGACGAGCTTGAACCGCACCTCGCCACACCGGAACGCCCCGCCGTCCTTCAACTCATGGCGGCTGATTCGCTGCTCGTCGACGAATGTCCCATTCTTGCTGTTCAGGTCGACCAGCACGACCCGCTCGTCCTGGCGTTCGAGCTGCGCATGCCGCCGCGAGAGGCTCTTGTGCAGGATGCACAAGGTGCTCTCCTCGGTGCGTCCGATCGTCACGGGGCCTTCGGGGAGATCGAACACCTGCTCGTCCGTCAGCCCTGGATTCATGATGAGCTGCATGGGGCGGGGCTTCCTTAGCGGGTGTTGTCTTCCTTCTTGGCCACGAGCCTGGCGGGCACGTGCACGTGCGGCACGTTCTCCTCGATGGAGGCCGTCCGATCCGCGCTGGAGACGCGTTGTTCCCGACGGGCCACGACCTCCTGCACGCCCAGGGGCAGGGCGGAGCCGGGGATGAGCCTCGACCCGAGCGCCCTGCACTCGAATTCCTCCTCCACGCGCGCTTGGAGGTGCTCGGCGATGAGGAGCTGGTCCTTGTCGGCGAGCACCGCCAGCCGGGCCGCGGTGTTCACCGTCGTGCCGAGCACCGTGTAGTCCAGCTGGCCCAGCCCCTTGGCGCCGATGCTGCCGCAGATGAGCTCCCCGGAGTCCAGGCCCATGTTCACCCCATGGACATAGGGGGAGTCCTCGCCATACCGGAAGGCCATGGCGCGCAGCTGCAGCCGGGCCGCGAGACAGGCTTCCAGACCCCGGCGCAGATGCCCCGGGCCCTGGAACACGGCCATCACCGCGTCGCCCACGAACTTGTCCACGAGGCCCCCGCGCGCGAGCAGCTCGGCGACGATGACCTCGAAGTTGGCATTCAGCCGGCGGATGACGGCCTCGGGCTGGGCCTTGCCCGTGATGGGCGTGAAGTCCTTCAGGTCCAGGAAGGCCACCGTGGCCTCCATGCGCTCGCCGTCCACCAGATCGGGGCCGAGCATCAACGGCGCCATCCGATCGAGGATGCCCCCATTCACGAACATCCGCAGCAGGTGGTTCTCCTCGGCGGAGCGCACCATCTGCCGCAGCTCGGTCACTTGCTTGAGTGCCTTGGTGAGCGTGGCCTCCAGATCCTGGAAGTCGATGGGCTTGACGAGGAAGTCGAAGGCCCCGTGGTTCATCGCCACCCGGATGTTGCCCATGTTGCTGTAGGCCGAGACCATGATGACCTTGGCGAGCGGGTTCACCTCGCCCACCCGCGCGAGGAACGTGAGCCCGTCCATGCGCGGCATGTTGATGTCGGAGAGGATCACCTGGGTGTCGGGGTGCTGGCGCAGCTTCGCCAGGGCGTCCTCGCCGTCACTGGCGAAGACGAACTCGTAGACGGCATCACGCAATTGCTTGCGGAAGCGCTGACGCATCAGCAGCTCCACGTCGGGCTCGTCGTCGATGACCATGATCTTCGCGGCCCGGGCCGGACGGCTCTTCTCCAACAACTCGGCGAAGGCCGAGGCCAGCTCCCGCGCGGACTGGAACCGCCGCGAGGGCTCGACATGCAGGGCGCGCGCGAAGAAGGCATCCACGCCCTGGCCCAGCTCGGGCACCCATTGCGAGGGGGGCTCCGCCACGGCGCGGCCTCGGCTCATCTCGCCGAGGGCATCCGCGGAGAAGGGAAAGCGACCGGTCAAGGCCCGGTAGGCCACCACCGCGAACGACCACAGGTCCGTGCGGTGATCGACCCGGGCGTCGCCCCGCATCTGCTCGGGGCTCATGTACCGCAGCGTGCCCATCACCTGGCCCGGCTGCTCGGACGAGGATGAGGATGCGCCGCCCTCCCACCGGGCCAGTCCGAAGTCGAGCACCTTCACCACTTCCTCGCCATCGCCCCGGGCGAGGAAGAGGTTGGCGGGCTTGAGATCCCGGTGGATGACGCCGGACGCATGCGCCGAGGCGAGCGCGCGGGCGATCTGGTTGAGCAACGAGGCGACCACGGCGGGCTCCAGACGCCCCTGCCGCTCGAGTCGTGCCTCGAGGTCTTCCCCCTCGAGCAACTCCATCACGATGTAGGGCGTGTCACCATCCACGCCATAGTCGTGGACCTGCACCACATGCGGATTGCGCAACTGCGCGATCGCCATCGCCTCCCGCTCGAACTGATGACGCGCGGAGTAGGAGTCGATGCGCTCGGGTGCCATCAGCTTGAGCGCGACCCGTCGCTTCAACTGGGAATCGAGCGCGACCCAGATGGCGCCCATCCCACCGCCCGCGATCTTGCGCTCCAACTGGTACCTGCTCCCGATACGGCGAAAGGACATGCGCCATCCATCCAGATCCGACGACCCGGCCTCCGGCTCCGAGACAGTGAGAGTGGTTGAATCCAGCTCCCCCTCGGGCCTTCTCGAACGGGCGCATGATGGCACAAG includes:
- a CDS encoding molybdopterin-containing oxidoreductase family protein, with amino-acid sequence MSATVTEDPGATVVRNVCPHNCPDTCSMLTTVKAGRAVEVRGNPDHPTTRGFLCAKVSRYLERTYHAGRVLHPMRRVGAKGEGRFERISWKEALDEIAHRFKGIIAQWGPQAILPYSFSGTLGLLHNSSMDRRFFHKLGASLLDRTICGSAGVVGMAYSMGSSMGMDTESFEGARTILLWGTNTLTSNPHLWPFVTAARKRGARVIAIDPRKTRTAEQCDEHIALLPGTDAALALGMMHVIFRDGLGDEDYMARYCVGRNELAARAAEYPPERVAAICGIPAASVEALAVEYATSKPAAIRLNFGMQRHTGGGMAARAITCLPAVTGAWRSASGGVQLWTFETFPLNHAALQRFDLIPPGTRTLNMVELGRILTEVSDPPVKALFVYNSNPASVAPDLERVKAGLQREDLFTVVHEQFHTDTAHFADLLLPATTQLEHVDMHAGYGHLYVMWNAAAIAPLGEAVPNTELFRKLAAHMGFSEPCFQDSDESMARQALHGEHPWLSGISLERVQAEGSVRLNVPTPFAPYAEGGFSTPSGKCEFFSARMARDGHDPLPTWTPPRESSASSPELFARYPLALISPPGHYFLNSTFSNVLTRFEKGPRLEIHPTDAAARAILNGQRVRIRNDRGAFLAEASVTERARPGVVVAPSLWSSALTPDGRNVNHTTSQAVTDMGGGATFYDNLVEVEAVG
- a CDS encoding SDR family NAD(P)-dependent oxidoreductase produces the protein MSNKLQGKVAVVTGGNGGIGLATAKRFAAEGARVFITGRRQAELDAAVKAIGPQATGVQGDMSKLADIDRLYEVVKQKADALDIVFANAGTGEFAALGTITEKHFDDTFNTNVKGVLFTVQKALPLLREGASIIINGSTTSVMATPAFSVYSATKAAVRSFARNWILDLKGRPIRVNVLSPGATRTPGMHTLHTLAGGEAHAKEVYEQFANMIPMGRMADPDEMAKVAVFLASDDSSYVNGVELFVDGGVAQI
- a CDS encoding LysR substrate-binding domain-containing protein; this encodes MRDLNDMYFFTEVVSNGGFAPAGRVLRQPKSKLSRRVARLEQSLGVRLIERSSRSFRVTDVGQAFYDHCQNVLAEVNRAEAVVAATQGEPHGTVRFNCPLGLVDSLGCLLVSFMNRYPRVNLQVVATNRRVDLIAERIDLALRVSPLMDTDAAFTVRKLLESNCILVASPTWAQRLAGRGVEELASVPTLSLSEHEGQDTWAFLGPEQRTFTLQHKPRLSCGDGPTLRSAAIDGLGVALLPEPLCGAAVRSGQLVRVFPDWHTQQGLVHLVYTSRRGLPPPVSALIAHLTEHVRGLTCARTEP
- a CDS encoding glutathione S-transferase, with the translated sequence MSDVKFELYYWPGIPGRGEFVRLVLEEAGADWVDVGMSSQEGGKAVMDRVGRGPVPAYAPPLLKVGDLVLSQTANICSYLGERFGLVPSDETSCLHARQLQLTIADAVAEAHDTHHPVAVMKYYEEQKEVARARAEDFRAHRLPKYLGYFERVLQENPQGGGKYLLGQDFSYPELALFQLVQGLTYAFPNAMRRVAPRFPGVMALRQRVAERPRIAAYKNSPRAQPFNEQGIFRRYPELDDPAS
- a CDS encoding alpha/beta hydrolase is translated as MAHVLKSISFRNGNLTLAGVLRLPEGFDEAGTHAAIVLATPGSSVKEQIGAIYADRLTARGFVTLTFDPSYQGESDGHPRDLEDPSARVEDIRCAVDFLMTLPYVGENRVGLLGICAGGGYAVNAALTEHRFKAVGTVVASNIGRAFRRMQPMADVLKILDAVGQQRTLEARGGAQRRDPWIPDTLEEAQAAGVTDPDVLDAIRFYRTPPWRHTNSTNRVYFRSFGALLGFDAFHLVPELLTQPLQVIVGGRIGITGSYEDGQTLFDLARTQKEFFVVEGAGHYDLYSKAEYVDQAIARLAPFYAADLGGSRG
- a CDS encoding AraC family transcriptional regulator codes for the protein MESFTELPAALPGLRVMRGMTTSLHTGIKEHWGIGRIDEGDTEWWGGGCIRRSVSGCILLKRPGDVVRHLRHRGPTVFSVVLLPTDDVARVVRETDAVVTPQFEPGDPRAAPFHRLLDAACSGEDRFTLEVALAEALQALGATRDTRSDPSRPVRRALAFIHEHLEESISLEELATHAKLDKFHLCRAFRAQVGMPPHAYLTHLRVARAKELLHRGVRPSELAPLVGFYDQAQLTRHFRRLVGTTPARYAKTPNDPRFRGVLRPPAQSEASTPPHSSPNDRREPVAPGEATGWRTC
- a CDS encoding aldo/keto reductase, which translates into the protein MSEKQRIALGCMGMSGVYGKTDDTKSIAVIHAAIAHGITLLDTGDFYASGHNELLIGKAIAGRRDKVQLSVKFGMMRGPDGAPVGVDTRPAAVKNFLTYSLMRLGTDHVDVYRPARLDPTVPIEDTVGAIADLVKAGYVRKIGLSEVGPETLRRAAKVHPIADLQIEYSLVSRDPEDAIFPILHELGMGATLYGVLSRGLLPASPLQPGDARAHMPRFSGDNAAANARLVAALRDLAEKWGLSPGQLAIGYVLGKAPRFTPTLGMRTLEQLDEALAAKPLTADQITQVEKLVPRGAIAGTRYPAAHMAHLDSERR
- a CDS encoding Crp/Fnr family transcriptional regulator yields the protein MSYAALLVHVPMFSSLGPEDLEQLSAVLQPWRYSKGEVIFHQGDVATALYIVRKGEVSIRLSTSEGKERLLTLLKRGDSFGEMALLDGEPRSTDAVAREETSVLRLQREDFQRFVETRPWVAMRMLAEMSRVIRRITRRVYDASFLDARSRLARVLLDMVEEQGGAAAQEAVLASQLTQSDLAHLCGLTRESTNKCLRAMARDGILSYEDGRITVLKVTELRANAD
- a CDS encoding adenylate/guanylate cyclase domain-containing protein, which produces MQLIMNPGLTDEQVFDLPEGPVTIGRTEESTLCILHKSLSRRHAQLERQDERVVLVDLNSKNGTFVDEQRISRHELKDGGAFRCGEVRFKLVPTAHELPLDLSSTQLRSLRTQLLPGPMDDLLDRRAERLDQSAIRVRPTEQAERAQSKLQVLLKVSQLLSSPGSLDALLERILELLFQIMDVSRAALLMADPATGRLTPRVSRLSTGEKPSGAFYSQRIVDYTRTQSVAALFADARRDLRLDAASSVMRQSIQSSMCAPLKPRDEVLGVLYVDNLTRPNGFTDEDLEFLTAFANQAAIAIDNALLVRRLEEEAVLMRFFPPTTLKKLRMARGGSLETQETEVTVLFSDISGFTALSSTLEPRQVVELLNDYFPVMAEIVFKYEGTLEKYIGDALMAVWGAPFSHGDDVDRAVRAAVEMQQALAQLNTRWRAQGRPELNIHVGLNTGRVAAGNIGSEKYLQYATIGDATNVASRVCSAAGDGEICMNATTFERWKDRAWPAHPLPATWVKGKQEALSLHRLEWRESSGT